In the Fusarium falciforme chromosome 6, complete sequence genome, CCGCACAGAATATTGGAGTACCAGAGTTGATCTTGAGCTCGTCCGTCGTCGGGAAGCTCGACAAAGTCGGCCAATGGGTTCTCTTCAAACACAAGCGAGAACTGGTCGTTGTCGCTCGTCCAATTTGTAACTTGGGGGGTAATGTTGAGGAAGATCTTGAATCCGACCTGAGGTCCTGTTAGTTATCTTATTGTCCATGTCTATGATGCGCACATACACGAGCAATCATCTCGGCCGTCTCGCGGAAGTTGGCGCATCGCTTCATGGTATTGGACTTGGCAAGGTAGTCCTCAATGAGCCGCAGCCCAATATTGTAGCCCATCTTGTCGAGCTGCTTGTTGACCTCGACATAGTCGCTCTCGTAGTCTTTGCAGAGTTGTGCGACGATGGTTCCGTATGTTAATGTGACCAGCTCAGCATTGACCTTGTCGATTCGGGTTCTGTGATTCCAAGTCAGACAAACATTTGCGCCAAGGATCGGTCGGGTTTCGCGTACTTCCAGATTCTACCACAATGTTAGTATACATGTCGTTATTGCGATAAAGCTGGCGCTGAGGGTTGGCATACTCCTCGCCTACGCGGGACGCTTTGCTGGCCGACATGTCTGTGGATGGGGATGGAATCTGGCGGGGCGCACTGGGTGTAGGACGTGCGACGAGCTCGGTAGTTGGGCGGAGGAGATATGGGCAATGTGAAAGTAAGAGAAGCCAGCCAGGAGAA is a window encoding:
- a CDS encoding Trafficking protein particle complex subunit BET3; translated protein: MSASKASRVGEEIWKTRIDKVNAELVTLTYGTIVAQLCKDYESDYVEVNKQLDKMGYNIGLRLIEDYLAKSNTMKRCANFRETAEMIARVGFKIFLNITPQVTNWTSDNDQFSLVFEENPLADFVELPDDGRAQDQLWYSNILCGVLRGALEMVQMQVEAHFISDILRGNDSTEMRVSLIRYIDDELPPEDD